In Deltaproteobacteria bacterium, the genomic stretch CTACGCATTCGGCCCTGCCAAAGACGCAGGAGACTAGTATTGTACGTCGAACCGGCCTCCTCGGTCGAGGAGGCGCTCATTCCACTTACAGGGGTGAGGTTATGGTTAGCTGAGGGTCCTAGTGCCGTGCGGGAGGCAGGGGTGCTACAACCACACAGCATAAGCGCAAAGCAAGCACCACAAAGGGAGGGACCCCGGACTTTCATGTTCGCCTCCCGCGTTTCTTCTCCGGCAAGCAGCTATTTATGAGGGCTCACTTTTGGACGCCGCCGTGGTGGCGGAGGGGGGAGAACCTTGCCCTTCTTCTTTGCTGCTGCCAGCACGATGTCCCCATCTAGAGGGTCCGCTTGCATGTCGGCGGAAAGCTGGTGCTGCGTCGCTATAAGAGTACCCGTATCGGAAGTAGCGCGCTCCGGAATGGCCGCAGAACTCAGACTCGGAAGAGCAACTAGAAATGCAACAACGAGGAGACCTTTTCTCATAAATTCCTCCTTTCCTTTTCTTGAGCCCTTTTAGGACAAGTGGCAAAAACTAGGACATTACCCAAGACGATTTACCCTTATGACCATGACCTTCCAAGCATATTGCACAACACCGCTCTTATTGTAAATAGGGACGGAATTATCCGACCAATTACCGGTTTCCGTGTTCGAGCTATGCGGTTTGCGGCTCGCCTCGCTTTTTTCAGGCTCAGAGGTCTCCAATTTCCTACTAAGTGGGCGAAGCCCCAGCTCCTATCTTCGTCAAGTCGCGTAAAGTTTTCTTCACAGCACCCTCTCCAGGCCTGCCAGCTTTTTCGTACAAAGGTCCAATGCGGGTAAGTGTTTTGATTCGATCGTCAGGGGTAGCCATCCTCCCCACAAGAGCAAGCGCCCGGGCAAAAAGCTCTGCAGCCTTCTCTTGTTCACCCAACAGCGCATATTCTGCACCGACCTCGGCCAATAGTACGGACTGGAGGGGGAGATTTTTCGCGGTTTCCGCGATTGTGAGTGCCTGCTGCAGCTGTTTGGTGCCTGCGTACAGGCGCACGATACGCAGGAGTTCCCGGTCTTGTTCATCCCCCGGCAACGATAATGCTTCGTTTGCCGATACGGAGCTAGAGCGATTTTCCTGCTCTTCAAGCCGAGGACGCTGCAGCTCCGCCTCTTGCTGGGCAATCACGAGGAGCAGCTCGGCGCGAACTTTCGCGTCGTCAATGGCAACGGCAACCTGAAAGGCTTGGGCATAGTGTCCTTTCGCTACCTGTCGCCGCGCGATCTCCGCCGAAACAGTTGCACGAACAGCCGAGTCGTCGATCAATGCGACAGTCTGAAGTGCCTGCTCATAACGTTCCGCTTCCACCTCTGCGCGCACCAAGTCGGCCAACACTTCTGCTCGAACGGTCGCGGTCCGCAGGCCCTTCGCTAACTGCACAGCTTGCTCACGCTGGCCAAGCCGTGCGAGACTGAGGACCAGCGACTTCGCCAGCGGCCGCTGGTCTTCTTCGGCTAGCGACAAAAACACTCGGGTGGTGTCGGCAAGCACCACAGTAGCTTTTTCTTTTTCGTCTCTATCCGTGTAGACACTCACGATCTTCAGAAGTAGGCCGGCTTTCTTAGGCAGGTCGTCAATACGTTGCGCCACTGCCAATGCGGACTCGGAGTTTTTCGCAGCCACATATTTCCGCGCAATCTCCCCCAAGAGCTGCGCCTTTCGGGCTGCATCTTCCAGCGTCTCGACAAGACGAGTAGCCTGCTCATACTGTCCTTCGATCGTGAGTTCTCGCACCGCGTCGATAAAGACTTCTCTCCGATCTTCGGTTCGGGCAATCGAGCTGGCAGCCTGCAGCGCCGGAGACAATTGTTCGCTCGCGAGCGCTTTTCGCACGATGTTTTTCAACGCTCTGACTCGTTGTACAGAAAACTCGATCCCCTCCGCCAAGTGCATGGCCCGCGCCAGCAACTCGCTTCCTTTCGTACCCCTTCCTTCTTTCAGGTGTCGGCAGGCAAGTTCGGCAAAAGCATCGGCTTGCATGGCCCCACGCTCAAGCTTCTCCACTGCTTGCTCGGCTTCCTCGTAGCGCCCTTTCTCGATCTGCGCTCGCACGACAGTGATGGGATGCTCGCTCTCGCCAGCCGAAGCCAAGGAATGATGAATCGCTTTCACGACTCGCGCACGCTCTTCGCCATCGGGAATCCGCTGCGCAGCTTGCAGGGCGTACTCCGGCTGCCCAAGTCGCTTGTACTCGCGCGCCATCGCGGCAAGCGCATGCGAACGGAAAAGATCGTCCTCTAACGTCGTCACCAATCGTAAAGCCTCGTCTTCCTGTTGCGCAGTCACAGCAGAACGCACAAGCTCAATGACGAGCCGAGTCTTTAAGGAAGATTCTCCCAACGCCGCAACCACCGCCACGGCATCGGCGCTTCTTCCGGTCGTACTAAACCACCGAGCCAAGTCGGCGAGGACTTGGTCTTTGAGTCGTGGATGCTGAATCGCCCCGATCAGTTGCAGCACCCGCGGCAGTTGGTCGTCCTTCATGGCGCGACGAGCGAGATCCGCCAAGGTCTTCGCTTTGACAAACCCGTCGAAAATATCGGCAGTCAATTGTACGGCGTGCTCGAAATCGCCGTCCTCTTCATACGACAAAGCAATGACCGACAAGAGATCGGATCGTGGACCCACCTCCTCGATCAGGTCGGCGATGTGGCGAGCAAGCGCCAGCCGCCCTCCGCCAATCACGTTGCGCGCCAGCCTGACCAGCGCCCGCGTCCGCACTCTCAGCTCGGGGATAGACCGGGCCTCTTGGAGCGCTCGTACAAGGCAGGCCTGGCCACGTTCGGTTGCTCCCGCTTGGAGCCACGCCTGCGCCACATCGGCAAACACCTCGGCGCGCTCTTGGGCAGTCGCGAGCGCTTCCGCTACGCGGAGCGCCTGCGCGAATTGTCCCGCCGTCATCGCCTCACGCGCATAGGTCTTCAACAAACCGTTTCTGTCGGCGACATCGTAGATGGAGCGAATGGCCGCTAAGGCTCGAGTAAGGATGGCCTCTCCTTGTTCCGCTTGTCCTTTCTCCGTACAGGTGCGTGCAATCGCAAAGAGCGCATCGAGGCGAGGCCGGAAATCGTCGATCCCCTCAGCCACCTGCAGAGCTTGTTCGCATTGGGCCTCTACTGCGTAGCTGCGCGCAACCGTCACCGGGTCTTGTTTGGCGCGGGCGAGCAGGACTTGCACCCGTTCCGTCTGTCCAGCCTTGGGATACGCACGCGCAATCGCGGCAATCGTCTTTGCGCGTAGCCGCGCGTCGCCGATGCGTTGCGCAAGTTGCACCGCTTCCTCTAGCTTACCCTCGGCTGCACGCTTACGCGCGAGCGCCGCAAAAACACCCGACCGGGCTTTCTCCTCTTTCACACCAGAGAGGATCTGTAAGGCCGCCTCGTCTTGACCAGCCGCGATGGAGACTAAAGCAAATTGCGCAAGCAGTTCCATTTCCCCCGCGGGGTCGGTCACGGCCTGCTGTTCTTTTTGCGCAGCAGACAAGCTCACCAGCGCTTCTCCAGTTCTACCTGTCGTAGCCTGTTGGAGAGCTAACTGGACCAGCCCCTGCGCCTGTAGCTTGCGCGAGGTGAGGGACAACAGCAACTGACCTGCCTCGGCAAACTGTCCGGCAACACCGTAACCCCGAGCGATTTCCGCGACGAGGGTTTCGCGGGTTTCGAGATCTTCAACGCTGGCGCTGATCTGAAGAGCCTGCACGAGCAACTCTTCGGCTGCAGCCCTGTCGTCCAGCAGCGGGACGTTGCGGCGCAGGCTTTTGGGTACGATCCAATGCTCGACCAGTTGCCAACCCAACCAATCCACTGACAGCGCCACTTCTCCCGCCGCCATGAAGGCCAAGGCCAGCGTGGTCAGCGCTTCGGTTTTCATGACGGGGTCGGCAATGTCTTCCAGCGTCAAACGTGCTTGCGCGAGCCGACCTCGTCGTACCTGCTCACCGCACAGCCACGCCAACGCCCAGTCGCGCGACTCGACGTCAGGTGCCGCTTTCGCAAACGAAAGAGCTTGCGCATCGTTTTCCGTAGCCAGCGCCGCCTTCATAGTCAGGGTCAGGACACCTTCGCTGGCTTCTCCAGACGACGCGATGATCTGGGCGGCGCGGGTCTGGTAGCCAAGCGAAAGATATTGCTTGGCGATAGCACCCAAAAGTTCGCCTCGGGCGGTAGTATCCGCCACATTTTTTGCCAGGAGGAGGGCATAGGAGAGAGGATCTTCTCCCGCCTGCATCTCTTCCTGTGCTCTTGCCTCGACCAGTTGGCGTAATTCTGCCAGGGTATAGCCGCCAATTTTTTTCTCGCCAGTGCGCAGTTGTTCCGCCCAAAAAGACGAGGGGAAACGCGTCATCACGTCGCCAGCTTTGGCCAGAGCATTCCGGTACAGGTCCACAGCCGCGTCGTAGTTGGTGCCACTCTCGGTTTGGCCTTGCTCCACCAGAGCCACGGCCTCGGCAACCAACCGCGCCGCCTCGTCTTTTTGCGGCGAGCGCAGACAGCCGGCCCATAACGCGACCTGCAGGAACACGGCAGCGAACAATACAAAGTTTCTCACGGAATTACCCCTAGCCGACTCCTTGCGAGTACGCACCCCCCACATCGATAGGGAAGGAAGAGTTGAGGAGGAGTGCCGAGTCCTTCGGCAAGCGCAGAATGAACTGCACGCAGCGAAGTCGAGGGGCTCCTCGGAATGACATCCCTCAGCCTCACCTGGACAGACTACTAGCCGCTCCACCACAGTCTGGTAAAAGCATGCTATGAAAGTCCTGCAGCCTAAGAAAGGAACCTTTACTATGCAAATTCTCCCTGTTGTCGTTGCCCTGACGTTCGGTGTGGTTGGCGCAAGCCTGTCCGTCCAGGCCGAACCGCAGAAACGGGCGACGGCTGACATCATCAACTGCACTGACCAACGCCCGCTGGGCAAGCTCCAACTGACCGAGCGGCCGTCAGCTCAGGGCGTCAAACTCGTTGACGTAGCCGTACAAGTGGACGGGTTACCGGACGGCGTACACGCCGTTCATATTCATGAGACTGGAGATTGCGCGCCCTGTGGGGATGCCGGCGGTCATTTCGATCCCGGACCGTCCGGCAACCCGTCACCTGACGGCAACCATCCGTTCCACATGGGGGACTTGGTAAACCTTGAAGTAAAAAACGGGCGCGGCGTGCTGGAAACCACCACAAACCGCGTCACGCTCAGTCCGGGACCGCTCAGTCTCTTCGACGGGAACGGCAGTGCGCTCATCATTCACGTCAATCCGGACACCTACTGCCCAAACGGTGAAACGCAAGGTTGCGCCGGGGGTCCCCGCGCCGCGTGCGGGGTGATTACTCCGCTCGAATAAGGTTCTTCCCGGCTGGCTCATGTTTTTGTTTACTCGATGAACACTAACCCTTCAGGTTCGATTATCAGGTTGCACGGCTGCGCATCATGCCACTTTGCTTTTCTGAACGAGGGTCAACAAACGTTTACGCGACCCCTTGCTGACGCCAAATTTCTGATGACGGACAGAGCGGCGCGTCTTACCGGCTTGTTGCTTCAACTTGAGCCGACGCATCGCTTTCTCATCGTCTTTCATCGAGAAGGTCTCGTGATCGTTTGTTTCGGGGTTGAAGAAGCCAACATACCCACCAGGGTTGATGCCGAAAGAACGGAGCGCCTGGCCGTTATGGAGACGTCCAAGAAAATCGTTGCGTCCGCCCAATTCTTCCCCACCGGTCAAGTACAACGGAAGAACAAAGTTAGAGACCTCGACCCCATCGATCTTGTACGTCTCGTCCTGCACTGCGTCGCACATCTCGTACCAGTGAAAGACGACTTTTTCGGGGTCTGCTGGATGCGGCCCCTGCACCAGCAGGTTCACCTCGGGATCGGCAATCAACTCCAACGCTTCGTGCGACAACGTCACCGCCCAGCTTTCACCAATCTCGGCGGATAATTCGGTAAAGATGAATCCGTATGGAATGCCACGGTTATTACGGTCATGATAGCCAAGCGCACCTGGCACGTCCACTTCATTCCACAAATACAGAATCGCATCTCCGCGCATATCGGCAAGCGATTGCTTACTGGGTCTTTTGCCGCTCTTCCCTTCGAGCCTTAGCGTCGCGCCCAGGCTCCAATATGGTTCGAAGTCTTCCTTGATCTGTCGATTGACGACACGGATCGCTTCTTGCAACTGCTCATCCGCGATTTGGCCGTTGGTGTGGTTG encodes the following:
- a CDS encoding superoxide dismutase family protein, with translation MQILPVVVALTFGVVGASLSVQAEPQKRATADIINCTDQRPLGKLQLTERPSAQGVKLVDVAVQVDGLPDGVHAVHIHETGDCAPCGDAGGHFDPGPSGNPSPDGNHPFHMGDLVNLEVKNGRGVLETTTNRVTLSPGPLSLFDGNGSALIIHVNPDTYCPNGETQGCAGGPRAACGVITPLE